Proteins from a single region of Allocatelliglobosispora scoriae:
- a CDS encoding AfsR/SARP family transcriptional regulator, producing the protein MEIRCAHEWRPVAGGKARTLLSVLMIHAGTPVPVARLVEELWRGAPPASARSLVRGYVLALRRSLGAEGPEILTAQADAYLLDVAREAVDAYRFEQLAADGQGALRTGDVDRAVRLLGAALTLWRGPAFSGVAASPLISAYVSRLEELRLAALEARLESDLLAGRAEEVLGEVRQLMQEHPARERIIALWMRALHAQGRRAEALSAYVDARRRLAGEFGIEPGPYLRQAHRDILAEDGAADAAGTPTADRTPPARPREVPWHAPASIGDFTGRHAELAGCLKILEQEPGAVMQLVAISGRAGVGKTTLAIHTSHLLHDTYPDGRLYADLRGDSAVPAPADEVLGRFLRALGVQGSEMPETTDERAALLRSRLAGRKMLILLDNASSEQQVRPLLPGTGPSAAVVVSRRRLSALDGSHFVDLDVFSPECALSLLGRIAGVERVMAEPDAASTLAALCGHLPLAVRIAAARVSASPETSLSWLVQQLMDERSRLDELSIGDLDVRTTIAAGYQGLSAAEQRALRRLSLLDVADFPAWVVAAVADLTAAETRQVLRTLVDRRLLDETRVDQVGQLRYGFHSLVKLFARELAQQRPAAAQLAAIDRALEGWLALARAAGAALASGTLAQIGPPRAVAAPPGGVEVAARSPSAWFEAERAAIAAAVAQAADLGRTDLSWGLAAAAHSFYELRDLFDDGQHVHETALRACRAAGDQLGEAVMLRNLADLYSSKPGSELGQKLAFASAALHLFRQVRDTRGEADALYLCATVHRMRGEHAETVARLEQSLQACRSADYRLGELHVWQLLGMVRRQEGHNDEALVHASRALTIARELASSRDQSVALTLIGIIHRDQDEPEQAERALVEAIDIAEESADPVQLAFLHGHLGALYAGSGHPRARPILERGLELSRASRSVFGQALALNALGRLDLAEGDAAAALDRLCASAQLYREAQNSYAEAKALAVLSEAYRQVGDAERARANAGAAVLLFRRLGNETEADQMELLAGGLSGG; encoded by the coding sequence GTGGAGATCCGCTGCGCGCACGAGTGGCGACCGGTCGCCGGTGGCAAGGCCCGCACCCTGCTCTCCGTCCTCATGATCCACGCCGGTACGCCGGTGCCGGTCGCCCGCCTCGTCGAGGAGCTGTGGCGTGGTGCCCCGCCCGCCTCGGCACGGTCGCTGGTCCGCGGCTATGTCCTGGCGCTGCGCCGATCGCTCGGTGCGGAGGGTCCGGAGATCCTGACGGCCCAGGCTGATGCGTACCTGCTGGACGTGGCGCGGGAGGCCGTCGACGCGTACCGGTTCGAGCAGCTCGCCGCCGACGGCCAGGGCGCGCTGCGGACGGGCGACGTCGACCGGGCGGTACGCCTGCTCGGCGCGGCGCTGACCCTGTGGCGAGGACCGGCCTTCTCCGGCGTGGCCGCCTCGCCGCTGATATCGGCCTATGTATCCCGGCTGGAGGAGCTGCGCCTCGCCGCCCTGGAGGCCCGGCTGGAGTCGGACCTGCTCGCCGGACGGGCCGAGGAGGTGCTCGGCGAGGTACGACAGCTGATGCAGGAGCATCCGGCGCGGGAGCGGATCATCGCCCTGTGGATGCGGGCCCTGCACGCTCAGGGGCGGCGTGCGGAGGCGCTGAGCGCCTATGTGGACGCGCGGCGCCGACTCGCCGGGGAGTTCGGCATCGAGCCGGGACCCTACCTCCGCCAGGCCCATCGGGACATCCTCGCCGAGGACGGCGCCGCGGACGCGGCGGGTACGCCGACCGCCGACCGCACACCACCGGCACGGCCCCGCGAGGTGCCCTGGCACGCGCCCGCCTCCATCGGCGACTTCACCGGCCGCCACGCCGAACTCGCCGGCTGCCTGAAGATCCTCGAACAGGAACCGGGAGCGGTGATGCAGCTGGTGGCGATCTCGGGCCGGGCCGGAGTAGGCAAGACGACGCTCGCGATCCACACGTCCCACCTGCTGCACGACACCTATCCCGACGGCCGGCTCTACGCCGACCTGCGCGGCGACAGCGCGGTTCCCGCACCCGCGGACGAGGTGCTCGGGCGCTTCCTGCGGGCACTCGGCGTGCAGGGATCGGAGATGCCGGAGACCACCGACGAGCGGGCGGCCCTGCTGCGCAGCCGATTGGCCGGGCGCAAGATGCTGATCCTGCTCGACAACGCCAGCAGCGAGCAGCAGGTGCGCCCGCTGCTGCCCGGGACCGGACCCAGCGCCGCCGTGGTCGTGAGCCGTCGGCGGCTCTCCGCACTGGACGGCAGCCACTTCGTCGACCTGGACGTGTTCAGCCCGGAGTGCGCGCTGAGCCTGCTGGGGCGGATCGCGGGCGTGGAGCGGGTCATGGCCGAGCCGGACGCCGCCAGCACCCTCGCCGCGCTGTGCGGCCACCTTCCGCTCGCCGTACGCATCGCGGCGGCGCGCGTCTCGGCGTCGCCCGAGACATCGCTGTCCTGGCTCGTCCAGCAGCTCATGGACGAGCGGAGCCGCCTCGACGAACTGAGCATCGGCGATCTCGACGTGCGGACCACCATCGCCGCCGGCTACCAGGGCCTGTCCGCCGCCGAACAGCGGGCGCTGCGCCGGCTGTCCCTGCTCGACGTCGCGGACTTCCCCGCCTGGGTGGTGGCCGCGGTCGCCGACCTCACCGCCGCCGAGACCCGCCAGGTGCTGCGTACCCTGGTCGACCGGCGCCTGCTCGACGAGACCCGCGTCGACCAGGTCGGGCAGCTGCGCTACGGCTTCCACAGTCTGGTGAAGCTCTTCGCGCGGGAGCTGGCCCAGCAGAGACCGGCTGCGGCACAGCTCGCAGCGATCGACCGCGCGCTGGAGGGCTGGCTGGCACTGGCCCGGGCCGCCGGTGCGGCCCTCGCCTCGGGAACCCTGGCCCAGATCGGGCCGCCGCGAGCGGTCGCGGCGCCGCCGGGCGGGGTCGAAGTCGCGGCCCGCTCACCGTCGGCGTGGTTCGAGGCCGAGCGCGCGGCCATCGCCGCCGCGGTGGCGCAGGCGGCCGACCTCGGACGGACCGACCTGTCCTGGGGACTCGCCGCGGCGGCACACAGCTTCTACGAGCTGCGCGACCTTTTCGACGACGGGCAGCACGTCCACGAGACCGCCCTCAGAGCTTGCCGCGCCGCCGGCGACCAGCTCGGCGAGGCGGTCATGCTGCGCAACCTCGCGGACCTGTACAGCTCGAAGCCCGGCTCCGAGCTGGGGCAGAAGCTCGCCTTCGCCTCGGCGGCACTGCACCTCTTCCGGCAGGTGCGCGACACCCGGGGCGAGGCCGACGCGCTCTACCTGTGCGCGACGGTGCACCGGATGCGCGGCGAGCACGCCGAGACCGTCGCCCGGCTGGAGCAGAGCCTGCAGGCGTGCCGCTCGGCCGACTATCGCCTCGGCGAGCTGCATGTCTGGCAGCTGCTGGGCATGGTGCGCCGGCAGGAGGGGCACAACGATGAGGCGCTCGTCCACGCGTCCCGGGCCCTGACCATCGCCCGGGAGCTGGCCAGCTCCCGCGATCAGAGCGTGGCGCTGACCCTCATCGGGATCATCCACCGCGACCAGGACGAGCCCGAGCAGGCGGAGCGGGCGCTGGTGGAGGCGATCGACATCGCCGAGGAGTCCGCCGACCCCGTGCAGCTCGCGTTCCTGCACGGGCACCTCGGCGCGCTCTACGCCGGCAGCGGGCACCCGCGTGCGCGTCCGATCCTCGAACGCGGGCTGGAGCTGAGCCGGGCGAGCCGGTCCGTGTTCGGGCAGGCGCTGGCACTCAACGCGCTCGGCCGGCTGGACCTCGCCGAGGGCGATGCCGCGGCGGCGCTGGACCGCCTCTGCGCCTCCGCCCAGCTCTACCGCGAGGCGCAGAACAGCTACGCCGAGGCCAAGGCGCTCGCCGTCCTCTCGGAGGCCTACCGCCAGGTCGGCGACGCCGAGCGGGCACGGGCCAACGCCGGCGCCGCGGTGCTGCTCTTCCGGCGGCTGGGCAACGAGACCGAGGCGGACCAGATGGAACTCCTCGCGGGCGGCCTGTCAGGTGGCTGA
- a CDS encoding polyprenyl synthetase family protein: MSDADVLDLACAVEMLHEASLLHDDICDGSLIRRGGPSVAASSGTRTAALAGLHMAGAALRLFADVLGRNPVVAAQVSAPWGVNELHRVGELALGQIIESVPPTATDLAGLRRNYRLVAVAKTGTLFRLACAHGGAAAGCDRDGLRALARYADHLAVAFQIMDDIHDVQSPTGTDLAGHITTWPVLEWLGSRPNAAEQWRAAGAAAANLDRIRADVVGSGAVELARTGAAREAEAARAALDGFPDTDGHRHLAELCSAVLAR, translated from the coding sequence GTGTCCGATGCGGACGTGCTGGACCTGGCCTGCGCGGTGGAGATGCTGCACGAGGCGTCGCTGCTGCACGACGACATCTGCGACGGCTCCCTGATCCGGCGCGGCGGCCCGTCCGTGGCGGCAAGTTCCGGCACCCGCACGGCGGCCCTGGCCGGGCTGCACATGGCCGGTGCGGCGCTGCGTCTCTTCGCCGACGTCCTCGGCCGCAACCCGGTCGTCGCCGCGCAGGTCAGCGCACCCTGGGGCGTCAACGAACTGCACCGGGTCGGCGAGCTGGCGCTGGGCCAGATCATCGAGAGCGTCCCGCCGACCGCCACCGACCTCGCCGGGCTGCGGCGCAACTACCGCCTCGTCGCCGTGGCGAAGACCGGCACGCTCTTCCGGCTCGCCTGCGCGCACGGCGGTGCCGCGGCGGGCTGCGACCGCGACGGCCTGCGGGCGCTGGCCCGGTACGCCGACCACCTCGCCGTGGCGTTCCAGATCATGGACGACATCCACGACGTGCAGAGCCCCACCGGCACCGATCTCGCCGGGCACATCACCACCTGGCCGGTGCTCGAGTGGCTCGGCTCGCGGCCGAACGCGGCCGAGCAGTGGCGTGCCGCCGGTGCCGCGGCGGCGAACCTCGACCGGATCCGCGCCGACGTGGTGGGCAGCGGGGCTGTCGAGCTCGCCCGTACCGGAGCCGCTCGCGAGGCCGAGGCGGCGAGGGCCGCGCTCGACGGGTTCCCCGACACCGACGGGCACCGCCATCTCGCCGAACTCTGCTCCGCGGTGCTGGCCCGATGA
- a CDS encoding fatty acid desaturase family protein: MSTTTRAGALGYHLPSALRLGEHAARRVLRLEHGANALPIGHILCYLGLFAFALTSPWSMAPLVAVPTFTLLLLLSYSITIGVLHMHAHRPLFVGAGANRVLDVLCCVPSWLSAAEMRTVHVVNHHRFDDGPGDVTSTVTYERGLRALWYWLRYAYIVRRATVRSLFAADASAQRRLRRRTFVIDLSLVLAAMGVLTAVFPLRMLVFYWVPFLLTHLTSGYFAWLTHAPARAFEGGSASINTVGNVLNFFIFNQGYHSVHHRYPGIHWTEIPDKLDYMLGIEPEVIVPYWVTLHSAWRIVAPDRFRNAPFGTRWQARLERRLAAGSARSRRLPWFAWI; the protein is encoded by the coding sequence ATGAGCACCACCACGAGAGCGGGCGCTCTCGGCTACCACCTCCCGTCAGCGCTGCGCCTGGGCGAGCACGCCGCCCGCCGGGTGCTGCGGCTCGAACACGGCGCCAACGCGCTGCCGATCGGCCACATCCTGTGCTATCTGGGACTCTTCGCCTTCGCGCTGACGAGCCCGTGGTCGATGGCGCCGCTCGTCGCGGTGCCGACGTTCACGCTGCTCCTGCTGCTCAGCTACTCGATCACCATCGGGGTGCTGCACATGCACGCGCACCGGCCGCTCTTCGTCGGTGCCGGGGCCAACCGGGTCCTCGATGTGCTGTGCTGCGTGCCGAGCTGGCTGTCGGCGGCCGAGATGCGCACCGTCCATGTCGTCAACCACCACCGGTTCGACGACGGGCCGGGTGATGTCACGTCGACGGTGACCTATGAGCGAGGGCTGCGGGCGCTGTGGTACTGGCTGCGCTACGCCTACATCGTCCGGCGGGCCACGGTCCGCTCGCTCTTCGCCGCCGATGCCTCGGCACAGCGGCGGCTGCGCCGGCGTACCTTCGTGATCGATCTGTCCCTGGTCCTGGCCGCGATGGGCGTGCTGACGGCCGTCTTCCCGCTGCGGATGCTCGTCTTCTACTGGGTGCCGTTCCTGCTGACCCACCTGACCTCGGGTTACTTCGCCTGGCTCACCCACGCGCCCGCGCGGGCCTTCGAGGGCGGCAGCGCGTCGATCAACACGGTCGGCAACGTGCTCAACTTCTTCATCTTCAACCAGGGCTACCACAGCGTGCACCACCGCTACCCCGGCATCCACTGGACGGAGATCCCCGACAAGCTCGACTACATGCTGGGGATCGAGCCGGAGGTGATCGTGCCCTACTGGGTCACCCTGCACTCCGCGTGGCGGATCGTGGCGCCGGACCGGTTCCGCAACGCCCCCTTCGGCACCCGCTGGCAGGCGAGGCTCGAACGCCGCCTCGCCGCGGGATCGGCCCGGTCCCGCAGGCTGCCCTGGTTCGCATGGATCTGA
- a CDS encoding metal-dependent hydrolase, whose protein sequence is MDLIDGPHDPPLPRRLEFDFARPCPPDWMAGSLPYSCLLNAYSIVFPALETIMVRHVARAARRVPADTDLAAVRGFLQQEGSHAREHRRSMECISAQGFRVTRTHNLTHLLVRLTDALLHRVLRPLFGHGFAVAIFAAAEHWTASLAETSLRPSPWLASVGRLDQPEPPGDLSEMEVLFLWHVAEELEHKTVVADLFDTLGGSQLSRVGGFLLATPVFLLLTAIGFASMLAQSPRVLGPVEWRRIGRWRGLLRLVRTDLQEIPGTYRATIRSYLRRGFHPSDHDTEALVGLAFLRLAQLRTEQA, encoded by the coding sequence ATGGATCTGATCGACGGGCCCCACGATCCGCCGCTGCCGAGGCGGCTGGAGTTCGACTTCGCCCGGCCGTGCCCGCCGGACTGGATGGCGGGCAGCCTGCCCTACTCCTGCCTGCTCAACGCCTACAGCATCGTCTTCCCGGCGCTGGAGACGATCATGGTGCGCCACGTCGCGCGGGCCGCGCGGCGGGTCCCGGCCGACACCGATCTGGCGGCGGTCCGCGGCTTCCTCCAGCAGGAGGGGTCGCACGCCCGCGAGCACCGCCGGTCGATGGAGTGCATCAGCGCGCAGGGCTTCCGCGTGACCAGGACCCACAACCTCACCCATCTCCTGGTACGCCTGACCGACGCCCTCCTGCACCGGGTTCTGCGCCCGCTGTTCGGACACGGCTTCGCCGTCGCGATCTTCGCCGCCGCCGAGCACTGGACCGCGTCGCTCGCCGAGACATCGCTGCGCCCGAGCCCGTGGCTCGCCTCGGTCGGCCGCCTCGACCAGCCGGAGCCGCCGGGCGACCTGTCGGAGATGGAGGTGCTCTTCCTCTGGCACGTGGCGGAGGAGCTGGAGCACAAGACGGTCGTCGCCGACCTCTTCGACACCCTGGGCGGCTCGCAGCTGTCGCGGGTGGGCGGGTTCCTGCTGGCGACGCCGGTCTTCCTGCTGCTGACCGCGATCGGGTTCGCCTCCATGCTGGCGCAGTCGCCCCGGGTGCTGGGGCCGGTCGAGTGGCGGCGGATCGGGCGCTGGCGCGGCCTGCTGCGCCTGGTCCGGACCGACCTGCAGGAGATCCCCGGTACCTACCGCGCCACGATCAGGTCCTACCTGCGCCGGGGGTTCCATCCGTCCGATCACGACACCGAGGCACTGGTCGGTCTGGCCTTTCTCCGTCTGGCCCAGCTGCGAACGGAGCAGGCGTAG